A section of the Thermus antranikianii DSM 12462 genome encodes:
- a CDS encoding FmdB family zinc ribbon protein: protein MPVYVYKGLETGNYYEFEQGFHDEPLKAHPETGEPLKRVITPPAIIFKGSGWHVKDYAKKDSSSKSESEESKEKDKE, encoded by the coding sequence ATGCCGGTCTACGTCTACAAGGGCCTGGAGACAGGCAACTACTACGAGTTTGAACAGGGCTTCCACGACGAGCCTCTCAAGGCGCACCCGGAAACCGGCGAGCCCTTGAAGCGGGTCATCACCCCTCCCGCTATCATCTTCAAGGGCTCGGGCTGGCACGTGAAGGACTACGCCAAGAAGGACTCGAGTTCCAAGTCGGAAAGCGAGGAATCCAAGGAAAAGGACAAGGAGTGA
- a CDS encoding adenine phosphoribosyltransferase, producing METYPITIGGVTRHVPLIEPLPGRRIPLVEFLGDPELVRAAAQALKPLVPAGTEVLFTTETSPIPLTHVLAEEMGLPYVVARRRRRPYMEDPIIQEVQTLTLGVGEVLWLDRRFAEKLLNQKVTLISDVVSSGETMKAMERMVLRAGGRVVGRIAAFRQGTPALEVLTVAELPVL from the coding sequence ATGGAAACCTATCCCATCACCATCGGCGGCGTCACCCGCCACGTGCCCCTCATCGAGCCCTTGCCCGGGCGGCGCATCCCCCTGGTGGAGTTTTTGGGAGATCCCGAGCTGGTGCGGGCGGCGGCCCAGGCCCTAAAGCCCTTGGTGCCCGCGGGCACCGAGGTACTTTTCACCACGGAAACGAGCCCGATTCCCCTCACCCACGTCCTTGCGGAGGAGATGGGCCTACCCTACGTGGTGGCAAGAAGGCGGCGCCGCCCCTACATGGAGGATCCCATCATCCAGGAGGTGCAGACCCTGACCCTGGGGGTGGGGGAGGTGCTCTGGCTGGACCGGCGCTTCGCCGAAAAGCTTCTTAACCAGAAGGTGACCCTGATATCCGATGTGGTTTCCAGCGGGGAAACCATGAAGGCCATGGAGAGAATGGTGCTCCGGGCGGGGGGACGGGTGGTGGGACGGATCGCCGCTTTCCGCCAGGGTACGCCTGCTTTGGAGGTGCTGACAGTGGCTGAGCTTCCCGTCCTATAG
- a CDS encoding bifunctional nuclease family protein, with protein sequence MLNAKIETLGVDPQNGSVVVLLRTENDKLLPIVIGPLEAHHIVVALQGEKPPRPLTPDLLLSVMEMLQGKLLRVEIIDLRDGTFYARLILEHRGIELEVDARPSDAMALALRAGAPILVAEEVVEKAGVEEASLKPHGAAEA encoded by the coding sequence ATGCTGAACGCCAAGATCGAGACCCTGGGCGTGGACCCCCAGAACGGGAGCGTGGTGGTCCTGCTCAGGACGGAGAACGACAAGCTTCTCCCCATCGTCATCGGTCCCCTCGAGGCCCACCACATCGTGGTGGCCTTGCAAGGCGAAAAACCCCCGCGCCCCCTTACCCCCGACCTCCTCCTCTCCGTGATGGAAATGCTCCAGGGGAAACTCCTGCGTGTGGAGATCATCGACCTGCGGGACGGCACCTTCTATGCCCGGCTCATCCTGGAACACCGGGGGATAGAGCTGGAGGTGGACGCAAGGCCCTCCGACGCCATGGCCCTGGCCCTTAGGGCCGGGGCCCCCATCCTGGTGGCCGAGGAGGTGGTGGAAAAAGCGGGGGTGGAGGAAGCCAGCCTAAAGCCCCACGGAGCCGCTGAGGCCTAG
- a CDS encoding S-layer homology domain-containing protein, with protein MKRVGATVLFLMGVAWAAFSDIPPGPLAEQVERVVAAGWLQGYPDGTFRGQEPVNRYQLAAALGRVLKDLGVEAQLVEFRDVPKGHWALEPLALAVSWGLITGYPDGTFRGTEPLTRGALAVVLAKLLDRFSLAKEAPLPWDVPANHWAASAVRKVLGTGLMDPNPDGSFGVEAKVNRYQLARALAALHGVMGSRLTKPASPSSQPAAQPAPSSPHSTAGLMPAGEGGASGMRPAPVEVMEVPGRWVGTSLGRTVVLGEEKVYRIAPGGLEEIGAASAAMAVLPPWVLEAGALEDGRQRYVPVGAPGGKGVLPPVFKNMKEGHLALDPSGNYLLLANARPLCDCPSRAVRLVLLLTNPVGLYAEYVYLLDEVGAKVAGIAWPEAKNLLVLETSGQKARLYRVNLNAGEDIAFSAWDEGGLEERSPVPVRPVAKVLVAEVPLAEAWGLGAEAPDRLLTVAAGKLVRVQLPTTLW; from the coding sequence ATGAAGAGAGTAGGGGCGACGGTTCTTTTCCTCATGGGCGTGGCTTGGGCGGCCTTTTCCGATATTCCCCCAGGACCTTTGGCGGAGCAGGTGGAACGGGTGGTGGCTGCTGGCTGGCTTCAGGGGTATCCCGACGGTACCTTTCGTGGCCAAGAACCTGTGAACCGCTATCAGTTGGCCGCGGCCTTAGGGAGGGTTCTGAAGGATTTGGGAGTGGAAGCCCAGTTGGTGGAATTTCGTGATGTACCTAAAGGGCACTGGGCTTTGGAGCCCCTGGCTCTGGCGGTTTCCTGGGGTTTGATCACGGGTTATCCCGACGGTACCTTCCGCGGAACGGAGCCCCTGACCCGGGGGGCGCTTGCGGTGGTGCTGGCCAAACTCCTGGACAGGTTTTCCCTGGCCAAGGAGGCGCCTCTGCCCTGGGATGTGCCGGCCAACCACTGGGCGGCATCTGCGGTGCGGAAGGTGTTGGGTACGGGCCTAATGGATCCGAATCCCGATGGCTCGTTTGGTGTGGAAGCAAAGGTGAACCGCTATCAGCTGGCCCGGGCCTTGGCGGCTTTGCATGGTGTGATGGGCTCCCGTTTAACCAAGCCGGCCTCGCCCTCCTCCCAGCCTGCGGCCCAGCCGGCTCCTTCCTCGCCGCACTCCACGGCCGGGCTCATGCCAGCTGGGGAGGGTGGGGCTTCGGGGATGAGGCCTGCCCCGGTGGAGGTTATGGAGGTGCCGGGCCGCTGGGTGGGTACCAGCTTGGGCCGCACCGTGGTGCTGGGGGAGGAGAAGGTGTACCGAATAGCCCCCGGGGGGTTGGAGGAGATTGGGGCTGCTTCCGCTGCCATGGCGGTGCTTCCCCCGTGGGTTCTTGAAGCCGGTGCCTTGGAGGATGGACGGCAGCGGTATGTGCCCGTAGGTGCCCCTGGGGGCAAAGGCGTCCTGCCACCGGTGTTCAAGAACATGAAAGAGGGCCACCTGGCCTTGGATCCATCGGGGAACTATCTGCTTCTTGCCAACGCCAGGCCCCTTTGCGACTGCCCTAGCCGGGCGGTGCGACTGGTCCTCCTCCTCACCAACCCTGTGGGCCTCTATGCGGAATACGTGTACCTTCTGGATGAGGTAGGGGCTAAAGTGGCGGGGATTGCCTGGCCGGAGGCCAAGAACCTCCTGGTTCTGGAGACTTCTGGCCAGAAGGCCCGCCTCTACCGGGTTAACTTGAATGCTGGGGAAGACATTGCTTTCAGCGCCTGGGATGAAGGGGGCTTGGAGGAGCGGAGCCCCGTGCCGGTGCGACCGGTAGCTAAGGTTCTGGTGGCGGAGGTCCCCCTTGCGGAAGCCTGGGGTTTGGGTGCTGAGGCTCCAGACCGCCTCCTCACGGTAGCCGCCGGAAAGCTGGTGCGGGTTCAGTTGCCCACGACCCTTTGGTAG
- a CDS encoding metallophosphoesterase, with amino-acid sequence MRRLLFLLLFLGLAFGQRVAVLGDWGQDTPGRTQVANLLRTEHARKPLAALFTAGDNFYPRGLVVERYLKELPPVPLYPAFGNHDAPSLKEQLQRFRLEKPYYAVRLGAVEVFVLYTEGDLRAQRSWLAGALKHSQSPWRVVILHRPLYSSGLHGGSPSLRSLLEPLLRQHRVPLVLAGHDHHYERLQVGFTTHLVVGGGGANLYPTKPPSPYTQALAVAHHALFLEAEGETLVGYALDPSGQVLDRFTLKKDSP; translated from the coding sequence GTGCGCAGGCTCCTTTTCCTCCTTCTTTTCCTTGGACTGGCCTTTGGCCAGCGGGTGGCGGTCCTAGGGGATTGGGGGCAGGACACCCCGGGCCGGACCCAGGTGGCTAACCTGCTTCGGACCGAGCACGCCCGCAAGCCCCTGGCCGCCCTCTTCACCGCGGGGGACAACTTCTATCCCCGGGGGCTGGTGGTGGAGCGATACCTAAAGGAGCTTCCGCCCGTACCCCTCTACCCCGCCTTTGGCAACCACGATGCCCCAAGCCTTAAGGAGCAACTCCAGCGCTTCCGCCTGGAGAAGCCCTATTATGCGGTGCGCTTAGGAGCGGTGGAGGTCTTTGTCCTTTACACGGAAGGCGACCTGAGGGCCCAGCGGAGTTGGCTGGCCGGGGCCCTCAAGCATAGCCAAAGCCCCTGGCGGGTGGTGATCCTCCACCGCCCCCTTTACTCCTCAGGGCTCCACGGGGGAAGCCCGAGCCTAAGGAGCCTCCTCGAGCCCCTTCTACGCCAGCACCGGGTACCCTTGGTCCTGGCGGGCCACGACCACCACTACGAGCGCCTTCAGGTGGGCTTCACCACCCACCTGGTGGTGGGCGGAGGGGGGGCCAACCTCTACCCCACCAAGCCCCCTTCCCCCTACACCCAGGCTCTGGCGGTAGCCCACCATGCCCTTTTCCTGGAGGCGGAAGGGGAAACCCTGGTGGGTTACGCCCTGGACCCTAGCGGCCAGGTGCTGGACCGATTCACCCTCAAGAAGGACTCCCCATGA
- a CDS encoding Nif3-like dinuclear metal center hexameric protein translates to MDRDELVRYLDTYLRLKDFPQDLSLNGLQVEGKKEVRKVGAAVDAAEAIFQKALEEGVDFLLVHHGLFWGKPFPIVGHHKRRLELLFQGGINLYAAHLPLDAHPEVGNNHELARALGLVELEPFDVGVKGRFPLPTPLVQVADMLGQLTGMQPLVHQGGKGLVETVTIVSGGAASLIGQVDTDLFITGEPKHSVFHETFERGLNVIYAGHYDTEVFGVKALAQHLEARFGLPWVFLDHPTGL, encoded by the coding sequence ATGGACCGGGATGAGCTGGTGCGCTACTTGGACACGTACCTGCGCCTAAAGGACTTCCCCCAGGACCTCTCCTTAAACGGCCTGCAGGTGGAGGGAAAAAAGGAGGTGCGCAAGGTGGGGGCGGCGGTGGACGCCGCCGAGGCCATCTTCCAGAAGGCCCTCGAGGAGGGGGTGGACTTCCTCCTGGTCCACCACGGGCTTTTCTGGGGTAAACCCTTTCCCATCGTGGGCCACCACAAGCGCCGCCTGGAGCTCCTCTTCCAAGGGGGCATCAACCTCTACGCCGCCCACCTTCCCCTGGACGCCCACCCTGAGGTGGGCAACAACCACGAGCTGGCCCGGGCCCTAGGCCTGGTGGAGCTGGAGCCCTTCGACGTGGGGGTGAAAGGGCGCTTTCCCCTTCCCACTCCCTTGGTCCAGGTGGCGGACATGCTGGGCCAGCTCACCGGGATGCAGCCCTTGGTCCACCAAGGGGGCAAAGGCCTGGTGGAAACGGTGACCATCGTATCCGGCGGGGCGGCGAGCCTCATCGGCCAGGTGGACACGGACCTCTTCATCACCGGGGAACCCAAGCATAGCGTCTTCCACGAAACCTTCGAGCGGGGCCTAAACGTCATCTACGCCGGCCACTACGACACCGAGGTCTTCGGGGTCAAGGCCCTGGCCCAGCACCTGGAGGCCCGCTTCGGCCTGCCCTGGGTCTTCCTGGACCATCCCACGGGGCTATGA
- a CDS encoding 5-formyltetrahydrofolate cyclo-ligase: MDKPALRRHCLRRWRTLDRKRLSEQVVEALVPWLKARGFQAILLYHPLPHELDLLSLTRLYPAHYYLPKVADIGLTVHPLGPLAPGPFGLLEPTTQAVDPQVLDLVVVPGLAFDEEGYRLGHGKGYYDRFLATVRAEKLGVIPKALLFPRLPRDPWDVPVSSLATEEGVHPVK; this comes from the coding sequence GTGGACAAGCCCGCCTTGCGCCGGCACTGCCTTCGCCGCTGGCGAACCCTAGACCGAAAGCGCCTTTCCGAACAGGTGGTGGAGGCCCTGGTGCCCTGGCTTAAGGCCAGGGGCTTCCAGGCCATCCTCCTTTACCATCCCCTACCCCACGAGCTGGACCTCCTTTCCCTCACCCGGCTTTACCCCGCCCACTACTACCTGCCCAAGGTAGCCGACATAGGGCTTACGGTTCATCCCTTAGGCCCCTTGGCCCCCGGACCCTTCGGCCTCCTGGAACCCACCACCCAGGCGGTGGATCCCCAGGTTCTGGACCTGGTGGTGGTCCCCGGGTTGGCCTTTGATGAGGAGGGCTACCGCCTGGGGCACGGCAAGGGGTATTATGACCGCTTTCTGGCCACGGTCCGGGCCGAGAAGCTTGGGGTCATCCCCAAGGCCCTGCTGTTTCCCCGCCTTCCCCGGGATCCCTGGGACGTGCCGGTAAGCTCCTTGGCCACCGAGGAGGGGGTGCATCCGGTTAAATGA
- a CDS encoding histidine triad nucleotide-binding protein, which translates to MECVFCRIIAGELPSRRVYEDEGFVAFHDIRPRAPVHVLVVPKEHIAKLSDYPDTEEGERKLGALFRTANRVARVLGLEGYKVQVHVGEKGGQEVFHVHVHIMGSPS; encoded by the coding sequence ATGGAGTGCGTGTTCTGTCGCATCATCGCTGGGGAGCTTCCCTCCAGGAGAGTCTACGAGGATGAGGGCTTTGTGGCCTTCCACGACATAAGGCCCAGGGCCCCGGTGCACGTGCTGGTGGTGCCCAAGGAACACATAGCGAAGCTTTCCGACTACCCCGACACGGAGGAAGGAGAGAGGAAGCTCGGGGCCCTTTTCCGCACCGCAAACCGGGTGGCCCGGGTCCTGGGCCTCGAGGGGTATAAGGTCCAGGTGCACGTGGGGGAGAAGGGAGGACAGGAGGTCTTCCACGTGCACGTGCACATCATGGGGAGTCCTTCTTGA
- the tmk gene encoding dTMP kinase, protein MKGFFLTLEGLDGSGKTTQARLLAQFLEEKGIKVRLTREPGGGLPGVRDLLLKGEALSPEAEYLLFSADRAEHVRKVILPALEEGFWVISDRYLDSSLAYQGYGQGLPLPWLKEVAKEATLGLKPHLTFLLDLPPEEALKRVSAPDRLERMGLPFFQRVRQGYLKLAAAEPERFRVLDATRPVEEVQAAIQSGILPLLP, encoded by the coding sequence ATGAAGGGCTTCTTCCTCACCCTCGAGGGCCTGGACGGCTCGGGCAAAACCACCCAGGCCCGGCTCCTGGCCCAGTTCCTGGAGGAAAAGGGGATAAAAGTGCGCCTGACCCGGGAGCCCGGCGGGGGGCTTCCCGGGGTGCGGGACCTCCTTTTAAAGGGAGAAGCCCTTTCCCCGGAAGCCGAGTACCTCCTCTTCAGCGCCGACCGGGCGGAGCACGTGCGCAAGGTGATCCTTCCCGCCCTGGAGGAGGGCTTTTGGGTCATCTCCGACCGCTACCTGGACTCCAGCCTGGCCTACCAGGGTTATGGCCAAGGCCTTCCCCTTCCCTGGCTTAAGGAGGTGGCCAAGGAGGCCACCCTGGGCTTGAAACCCCACCTCACCTTCCTCCTGGACCTGCCCCCGGAGGAAGCCCTTAAGCGGGTATCGGCCCCGGACCGCCTGGAAAGGATGGGGCTACCCTTCTTCCAGCGGGTACGCCAAGGCTACCTAAAGCTGGCGGCAGCGGAGCCCGAGCGCTTCAGGGTGCTGGACGCTACCCGTCCTGTGGAGGAAGTCCAGGCCGCCATTCAAAGCGGCATCCTTCCCCTTCTGCCATAA
- a CDS encoding HAD family hydrolase encodes MRGALLDRDGVLLLVDEEALYKKALELSIHGAGLEKTLAVLAWAVREVNEVVRTLRVRTLEEEATFWNTLVQKVAEELGLSGPGKTSLSKELHSWRYYQFMRKAPGAEALLRSLKEQGLKVGVLSNTLPSLRESLAYHGLDAYVDGFFASCALGVAKPDPTAFQMALEALGLAPEETLYLDDDPENVEVARRLGLRAEVYSPYQRVVGN; translated from the coding sequence ATGCGGGGAGCCCTTTTGGACCGGGACGGGGTTTTGCTCCTCGTGGACGAGGAAGCCCTTTATAAGAAGGCCCTAGAGCTTTCCATCCACGGGGCTGGCCTGGAAAAGACCCTGGCCGTTCTGGCCTGGGCGGTGCGGGAAGTCAACGAGGTGGTCCGCACCTTAAGGGTGCGCACCCTCGAGGAGGAAGCCACCTTTTGGAACACCCTGGTTCAAAAGGTGGCCGAGGAGCTTGGGCTTTCCGGCCCTGGGAAAACTTCCTTATCCAAGGAGCTCCACTCCTGGCGCTACTACCAATTCATGCGCAAAGCCCCTGGGGCGGAAGCCCTCCTTCGGAGCCTCAAAGAACAGGGGCTCAAAGTGGGCGTGCTCTCCAACACCTTGCCAAGCTTACGGGAAAGCCTGGCCTACCACGGTCTGGATGCCTACGTGGATGGCTTCTTCGCCTCCTGCGCTCTGGGGGTAGCCAAGCCTGACCCCACGGCGTTCCAGATGGCCCTCGAGGCCCTGGGCTTGGCTCCGGAGGAAACCCTCTACCTAGACGACGACCCGGAGAACGTGGAAGTAGCCCGCAGGCTGGGCCTGCGGGCTGAGGTGTATAGCCCCTACCAAAGGGTCGTGGGCAACTGA
- a CDS encoding DUF192 domain-containing protein, with protein MRFFPPARRRDLRIALGLALGLWALGQGLSFPKSTLFVEQGGKRYLLRVEVADTPERQAQGLMFRKSLGEDEGMVFLFPTPTAGGFWMKNTLIPLSIAFFDRQGQILRILDMEPCRKDPCPVYYPGVVYQGALEVNQGWFQRRGLTPGARVGGEALKLWPK; from the coding sequence ATGCGCTTTTTCCCTCCGGCCCGGCGGCGTGACCTCAGGATAGCCCTAGGCCTTGCCCTGGGGCTTTGGGCCTTAGGCCAGGGCCTTTCCTTTCCCAAAAGCACCCTCTTCGTGGAGCAAGGAGGCAAGCGCTACCTCCTGAGGGTGGAGGTGGCGGACACCCCCGAGCGCCAGGCCCAGGGCCTCATGTTCCGCAAAAGCCTGGGGGAGGATGAGGGCATGGTCTTCCTCTTTCCCACCCCCACGGCCGGGGGCTTCTGGATGAAAAACACCCTCATCCCCCTTTCCATCGCCTTCTTTGACCGTCAGGGGCAGATCCTCCGCATTCTGGATATGGAGCCCTGCCGCAAAGATCCCTGCCCCGTGTACTACCCGGGGGTGGTGTACCAAGGAGCCCTCGAGGTGAACCAAGGCTGGTTCCAAAGGCGGGGCCTCACCCCTGGGGCCAGGGTGGGGGGTGAGGCCCTGAAGCTCTGGCCCAAGTAA
- a CDS encoding phosphoribosyltransferase family protein, with translation MRTYPVEIAGVRRELPIVRVGPDVAVALLNLLGDTELTEAAAEELAKRLPPEVETLVTPEVKAVPLAHALSRIAKKPYVVARKTEKPYMINPVSRQVLSITTGKPQLLVLDGADIPLIRGRKVAIVDDVVSTGSTLSGLRELIESVGGQVVAVLAVFTEGTPRQDVIALGHLPLFKPE, from the coding sequence GTGAGGACTTACCCTGTGGAGATCGCTGGGGTTCGGCGTGAGCTTCCTATCGTTCGGGTGGGGCCGGATGTGGCCGTGGCCCTTCTAAACCTTCTGGGGGACACCGAGCTCACCGAGGCCGCCGCCGAGGAACTGGCCAAGCGTCTTCCCCCTGAGGTGGAAACCCTGGTCACCCCTGAGGTCAAGGCGGTACCCTTGGCCCATGCCCTTTCCCGGATTGCCAAGAAGCCCTATGTGGTGGCTCGGAAGACGGAGAAGCCCTACATGATCAACCCCGTGAGCCGTCAGGTGCTCTCCATCACCACGGGTAAGCCCCAGCTTCTGGTGCTGGATGGGGCGGACATTCCCCTTATCCGGGGGCGCAAGGTGGCCATCGTGGACGATGTGGTGTCCACGGGTTCCACCCTTTCGGGCCTCAGGGAGCTCATTGAGAGCGTGGGGGGTCAGGTGGTGGCGGTGCTGGCGGTCTTCACCGAGGGCACGCCCCGCCAGGATGTCATCGCTCTAGGCCACCTTCCCCTCTTTAAGCCGGAATAG
- a CDS encoding S9 family peptidase, translating into MEPEILFKLRFLSDLTPGPDGFPLLLLTDIQEGDPPRYRSRLALFDGALRFLTQEEAKKPRYAHPYVYFLRKVGEVQELFRLDLRGGEAERLTETPGVLDYALGPEGEVVFLALKEAPKPGSPRVYEGWPFKFDGRGLLPEGNVALYALEEGQQKLLLDRYPVPKEMVPSPEGLYLVMAEDKGAQAEWRDTLYLLKEGRLQKVYGGFGPIFALEWSPEGLFFLGHAFEQGGGTEARLYHLHGGKVRVLFEGSLHNSINSDLRYGAHTQGPRWAGNGVYIVRTEEGTGRLYRVDLEGEAEALPVEGSVLSFAHTERGLFLLTEDFTHPARLWGPLGVYDPNEGVSLPLAEPIYTEWLSPEGHRVPGWVLLPEGQGPHPVILYIHGGPHTAFGRAPMLELQLFRQAGYAVAFANPRGSTGYGQDFALLQGEWGERDERDLLGFLDHVLARFPLDPGRVGVAGGSYGGYMVNWLTARHPGRFKAAVTDRSIANWFSFFGASDIGPRFTFMELMARPWERAEVLWEKSPLRYVHQVRTPTLVVHSEQDHRCPIDQGETWYTALLHLGVKARFFRVPEEGHELSRSGRPDRRLARLKAYLDWWRENL; encoded by the coding sequence ATGGAACCGGAAATCCTTTTCAAGCTCCGCTTCCTGTCGGACCTCACCCCTGGCCCCGATGGCTTCCCCCTTCTCCTGCTGACCGATATCCAGGAGGGGGATCCACCCCGGTACCGCTCGAGGCTGGCCCTTTTTGACGGCGCCTTGCGCTTTCTCACCCAGGAGGAAGCCAAAAAGCCCCGCTATGCCCATCCTTACGTCTACTTCCTGCGGAAGGTAGGGGAAGTCCAGGAGCTCTTCCGCCTGGACCTAAGGGGTGGAGAAGCGGAGAGGCTTACGGAAACCCCGGGGGTCTTGGACTACGCCCTAGGTCCTGAAGGGGAGGTGGTTTTCCTGGCCCTGAAGGAGGCTCCCAAGCCGGGTAGCCCCCGCGTGTACGAGGGGTGGCCCTTCAAGTTCGACGGCCGGGGCCTCCTGCCCGAGGGGAATGTGGCCCTTTATGCCCTCGAGGAGGGTCAGCAGAAACTTCTTCTGGACCGCTACCCCGTCCCTAAAGAGATGGTGCCTTCCCCCGAAGGGCTCTACCTGGTGATGGCCGAGGATAAGGGGGCGCAGGCGGAGTGGCGGGATACCCTCTACCTGCTTAAGGAAGGCAGGTTGCAAAAGGTCTACGGCGGCTTTGGCCCCATCTTTGCCCTGGAGTGGAGCCCGGAAGGGCTTTTCTTCCTGGGCCACGCCTTTGAACAGGGAGGGGGCACGGAAGCCCGGCTTTACCACCTGCATGGCGGGAAGGTTCGGGTTCTCTTTGAGGGTAGCCTGCACAACTCCATCAACTCCGATCTCCGCTATGGGGCCCATACCCAAGGGCCCAGGTGGGCCGGGAATGGGGTCTATATCGTGCGCACGGAGGAGGGAACGGGAAGGCTTTACCGGGTGGACCTCGAGGGGGAAGCCGAGGCCCTGCCCGTAGAGGGGAGCGTCCTCTCCTTTGCCCACACGGAGCGGGGTCTCTTCCTCCTCACCGAGGACTTTACCCATCCGGCCCGGCTTTGGGGTCCCCTGGGGGTCTACGACCCCAACGAGGGGGTTTCCCTCCCCCTGGCCGAGCCCATCTACACCGAGTGGCTGAGCCCGGAAGGGCACCGGGTGCCGGGGTGGGTCCTGCTTCCGGAAGGGCAGGGGCCCCACCCGGTCATCCTGTACATCCACGGGGGGCCCCACACCGCCTTCGGGCGGGCACCCATGCTGGAGCTCCAGCTCTTCCGCCAGGCGGGGTATGCGGTGGCCTTCGCCAATCCAAGGGGGTCCACCGGCTACGGCCAGGACTTCGCCCTGCTCCAGGGGGAATGGGGGGAGCGGGACGAGCGGGACCTCCTGGGCTTTTTGGACCACGTTCTGGCCCGCTTCCCCCTGGATCCTGGCCGCGTGGGGGTGGCGGGGGGAAGCTACGGGGGCTATATGGTGAACTGGCTCACCGCCCGCCACCCTGGTCGCTTCAAAGCGGCGGTCACCGACCGGAGCATCGCCAACTGGTTCAGCTTCTTTGGGGCCAGCGACATCGGTCCCCGCTTCACCTTCATGGAGCTTATGGCTAGGCCCTGGGAGAGGGCAGAAGTGCTTTGGGAGAAAAGCCCCTTGCGCTATGTCCACCAGGTGCGGACGCCCACCCTGGTGGTCCATTCTGAGCAGGACCACCGTTGCCCCATAGACCAGGGGGAGACCTGGTACACCGCCCTCCTCCACCTGGGGGTGAAGGCCCGCTTCTTCCGCGTCCCCGAGGAGGGGCACGAGCTTTCCCGCTCCGGAAGGCCAGACCGCAGGCTCGCCCGGCTCAAGGCCTACTTGGACTGGTGGAGGGAAAACCTCTAG
- a CDS encoding DUF192 domain-containing protein — MERNPLFPLVAFALLIALSVFSFMGYLLAARRLQTPPPPQKVVVETAHGQRVLQARLARTPEAWSRGLGVRKEELEALLYLFPEATDASFSAQGYRFPVVLAFLDAHGRVLKVARLQPGETHAPGLAYRGVLEVREGLLNLSPGDRVRY; from the coding sequence GTGGAACGGAACCCCCTCTTCCCTCTGGTGGCCTTTGCCCTGCTGATCGCCCTTTCCGTCTTTTCCTTTATGGGCTACCTGCTCGCCGCCAGGAGGCTGCAAACCCCTCCTCCACCCCAAAAGGTGGTGGTGGAAACGGCCCATGGCCAAAGGGTGCTCCAGGCCCGTTTAGCCCGCACCCCGGAGGCCTGGAGCCGGGGCCTGGGGGTGCGGAAGGAGGAGCTCGAGGCCCTCCTTTACCTATTCCCCGAGGCCACCGACGCCTCCTTCAGCGCCCAGGGCTACCGCTTCCCCGTGGTGCTGGCCTTTCTGGACGCCCACGGCCGGGTGCTCAAGGTGGCTAGGCTCCAGCCTGGGGAAACCCACGCCCCGGGCCTCGCCTACCGGGGGGTACTGGAGGTACGGGAGGGGCTTTTAAACCTCTCCCCGGGGGACCGGGTGCGGTACTAG